The following are encoded in a window of Bacillus xiapuensis genomic DNA:
- a CDS encoding DnaD domain-containing protein, with protein MEQNELITEWMNEGMISVPNVLLMHYRQLSLTESELALLLHIMAFKQKGQHFPTFEELAGRMTMSAGECSIMIKKLIQQQLIAIEQGDSPGYERYSLEPLWKRLAEKMVQQSRQTALQQAMSEEKDLYTCFEQEFGRPLSPLECETLAIWVDQDHHDPAIIKAALREAVISGKMNFRYIDRILFEWKKQGIETLEQAREYGQRFRRHQSSPEQVQRSTKAVPFYNWLEQ; from the coding sequence ATGGAGCAAAATGAATTGATTACAGAGTGGATGAATGAAGGAATGATCAGCGTTCCTAACGTATTGCTGATGCACTATCGCCAACTGTCACTAACAGAATCAGAGCTTGCACTCCTTTTGCATATTATGGCGTTTAAGCAAAAGGGCCAACATTTTCCAACATTTGAAGAACTGGCTGGCCGAATGACGATGTCTGCGGGCGAATGCTCCATCATGATTAAGAAGCTTATTCAGCAGCAGCTGATTGCGATTGAACAGGGAGACTCTCCCGGATATGAACGTTATTCACTCGAGCCGCTTTGGAAGAGGCTAGCAGAAAAAATGGTGCAGCAGTCACGGCAAACAGCTCTTCAGCAGGCGATGAGCGAAGAGAAAGATCTTTATACTTGTTTTGAACAGGAGTTTGGCCGTCCGCTTTCTCCGCTAGAATGTGAAACGCTGGCGATTTGGGTTGATCAAGACCACCATGATCCCGCCATCATTAAAGCTGCATTGAGAGAAGCGGTAATATCAGGGAAGATGAATTTCCGCTATATTGATCGTATTTTGTTTGAATGGAAAAAGCAGGGGATTGAAACGCTTGAACAGGCCAGAGAGTATGGACAGCGTTTCCGCCGCCATCAATCTTCTCCTGAGCAAGTGCAGCGCTCAACAAAAGCGGTGCCTTTTTATAATTGGCTTGAGCAGTAG